The following are encoded in a window of Mycolicibacterium tusciae JS617 genomic DNA:
- a CDS encoding PH domain-containing protein: MTDWDVEIRPHLTPYFAYAAAALILAAHVAVGALLKIGSTGVIFQTADQVAIALLGAVIASVVLLFARPRLRVGAQGIAVRNLLTYRLIVWSEVVDVSFHPGARWARVDLPDDEYVPVLAIQAVDKDRAVAAMNTVRGLLERYKGINSH, encoded by the coding sequence ATGACCGACTGGGATGTGGAGATACGACCCCATCTCACACCGTATTTCGCCTACGCGGCGGCGGCACTCATCCTGGCCGCACATGTCGCCGTCGGCGCACTGCTGAAGATCGGGTCGACCGGTGTCATCTTCCAAACGGCCGATCAGGTGGCGATCGCCCTGCTCGGCGCAGTCATCGCTTCAGTGGTCCTGTTGTTCGCCCGGCCACGACTACGCGTTGGCGCCCAGGGGATTGCGGTGCGAAACCTGTTGACCTACCGGCTGATTGTATGGTCAGAGGTGGTTGACGTGTCCTTCCATCCTGGTGCTCGATGGGCGCGAGTGGATCTGCCCGACGATGAGTACGTTCCGGTGTTGGCGATTCAGGCGGTCGACAAGGACCGGGCGGTTGCCGCGATGAACACCGTCCGCGGACTGCTCGAGCGCTACAAGGGCATCAACTCACACTGA
- the ribH gene encoding 6,7-dimethyl-8-ribityllumazine synthase, whose amino-acid sequence MSPAAGVPDLPALDASGLTLAIVASTWHETICDALLEGARKQVADAGIDDPTVVRVLGAIEIPVVAQALAAEHDAVVALGVVIRGQTPHFDYVCDAVTQGLTRVSLDESTPVANGVLTTNTEQQALDRAGLPGSSEDKGAQAAAAAISTALTLRDLRPRS is encoded by the coding sequence TTGAGCCCAGCTGCAGGCGTTCCCGATCTGCCCGCGCTCGACGCATCGGGGTTGACGCTGGCCATCGTCGCCAGCACATGGCACGAGACGATCTGCGATGCGCTGCTCGAGGGCGCGCGTAAGCAGGTCGCCGACGCCGGGATCGACGACCCGACGGTGGTACGAGTTCTGGGTGCCATCGAAATCCCCGTCGTCGCACAGGCATTGGCGGCCGAACACGACGCGGTGGTGGCACTCGGCGTGGTGATCCGCGGGCAGACACCGCACTTCGACTACGTCTGCGACGCGGTCACGCAGGGGCTGACCCGGGTGTCACTGGACGAATCGACTCCGGTCGCCAACGGCGTTCTCACCACCAACACCGAGCAGCAGGCCCTCGATCGCGCCGGGCTACCGGGTTCGTCCGAAGACAAGGGCGCGCAGGCAGCGGCGGCGGCGATTTCCACCGCGCTGACGCTGCGAGACCTGCGTCCACGGTCATGA
- a CDS encoding bifunctional 3,4-dihydroxy-2-butanone-4-phosphate synthase/GTP cyclohydrolase II, whose product MTRLDSVERAVADIAAGKAVVVIDDEDRENEGDLIFAAEKATPELVAFMVRYTSGYLCVPLDGAICDKLGLLPMYAVNQDKHGTAYTVTVDAKKDVGTGISASDRATTMRVLADPTAVADDFTRPGHVVPLRAKDGGVLRRPGHTEAAVDLARLAGLQPAGAICEIVSQKDEGAMAQTDELRVFADEHDLALISIADLIEWRRKHEKHIERIAEARIPTRHGEFRAVGYTSLYEEVEHVALVRGDIAGPHGDGHDVLVRVHSECLTGDVFGSRRCDCGPQLDAALAMVAREGRGVVLYMRGHEGRGIGLMHKLQAYQLQDAGEDTVDANLKLGLPADARDYGIGAQILVDLGVRSMRLLTNNPAKRVGLDGYGLHIIERVPLPVRANAENIRYLMTKRDRMGHDLIGLDEYHEAVTMDSYDEGVYLLGDRTPPERDLGGAL is encoded by the coding sequence GTGACGAGGCTGGACTCCGTGGAGCGGGCAGTTGCCGACATCGCCGCGGGTAAGGCCGTGGTGGTCATCGACGACGAGGATCGCGAGAATGAGGGCGATCTGATCTTCGCCGCCGAGAAGGCGACACCCGAGCTCGTCGCATTCATGGTGAGGTACACGTCCGGATATCTGTGCGTCCCGCTGGACGGTGCGATCTGCGACAAGCTGGGCCTGCTGCCCATGTATGCCGTGAACCAGGACAAGCACGGCACCGCGTACACGGTCACCGTTGATGCGAAAAAGGATGTCGGAACCGGCATTTCGGCTTCTGACCGCGCCACCACGATGCGCGTGCTCGCCGACCCGACCGCCGTTGCCGATGACTTCACCCGGCCCGGCCATGTCGTCCCGCTGCGCGCCAAGGACGGCGGCGTGCTGCGCCGTCCCGGTCACACCGAGGCCGCCGTCGACCTGGCCCGACTGGCCGGCCTGCAACCCGCGGGGGCGATCTGCGAAATCGTCAGCCAGAAGGACGAAGGAGCGATGGCGCAGACCGATGAGCTGCGGGTCTTCGCCGACGAGCACGACCTGGCGCTCATCTCGATCGCCGATCTCATCGAGTGGCGGCGCAAGCATGAGAAGCACATCGAGCGCATCGCCGAGGCGCGCATCCCGACCCGGCACGGCGAGTTCCGCGCGGTCGGCTACACCAGCCTGTACGAAGAGGTCGAGCACGTAGCGCTGGTGCGTGGCGACATCGCCGGACCGCACGGTGACGGGCACGACGTACTCGTGCGGGTGCACTCGGAATGCCTCACCGGCGATGTGTTCGGCTCGCGGCGCTGCGACTGCGGTCCACAGCTGGACGCCGCGTTGGCAATGGTGGCGCGCGAGGGCCGCGGTGTCGTCTTGTACATGCGCGGACACGAGGGCCGAGGCATCGGCCTGATGCACAAGCTGCAGGCCTACCAGTTGCAGGACGCCGGTGAGGACACGGTGGACGCCAACCTGAAGTTGGGCCTGCCCGCCGACGCCCGCGACTACGGCATCGGCGCTCAGATTCTCGTCGATCTCGGTGTGCGGTCCATGCGGCTGCTCACCAACAACCCCGCAAAGCGCGTCGGCCTCGACGGCTACGGGCTGCACATCATCGAACGTGTTCCGCTGCCCGTTCGCGCCAACGCGGAGAACATCCGGTACCTGATGACCAAGCGCGACCGGATGGGACACGACCTCATCGGGCTGGACGAGTACCACGAGGCTGTGACCATGGACTCTTACGACGAGGGCGTGTATCTGCTCGGTGATCGCACGCCGCCGGAACGTGATCTCGGCGGAGCCCTGTGA
- a CDS encoding riboflavin synthase, protein MFTGIVEEMGEIVGKEDLGDSARFAIRGPLVTSDAGHGDSIAVNGVCLTVVEVRADGAFTADVMGETLNRSSLRGVGVGSRVNLERAAAVNSRLGGHIVQGHVDGTGHVIARTAAQHWEVVRIALPMALARYVVEKGSITVDGVSLTVSAVGHDWFEISLIPTTLELTTLGKAQVGASVNLEVDIIAKYVERLLDAKDGSIDASGD, encoded by the coding sequence GTGTTCACCGGAATCGTCGAAGAAATGGGCGAAATCGTCGGCAAGGAAGACCTCGGCGATTCCGCCCGGTTCGCCATCCGAGGACCCCTTGTCACCTCCGATGCCGGGCATGGCGATTCGATCGCGGTGAACGGCGTGTGCCTGACGGTCGTCGAGGTGCGTGCGGACGGTGCATTCACCGCCGACGTGATGGGCGAGACGCTGAACAGGTCCAGCCTGCGCGGTGTCGGCGTGGGCAGTCGGGTCAATCTGGAGCGCGCGGCCGCGGTGAACAGCCGCCTTGGTGGTCACATCGTGCAGGGCCACGTCGACGGAACCGGCCATGTCATTGCGCGCACTGCGGCGCAGCACTGGGAGGTGGTGCGGATCGCGCTGCCGATGGCACTCGCCCGGTATGTGGTCGAGAAGGGCTCGATCACTGTCGACGGAGTGTCATTGACGGTGTCAGCGGTCGGTCATGACTGGTTCGAGATCTCCCTGATTCCGACAACGCTCGAGCTGACGACCTTGGGGAAGGCCCAGGTGGGCGCATCCGTGAACCTCGAGGTCGACATCATTGCCAAATATGTCGAGCGACTGCTCGATGCCAAAGACGGGTCCATCGACGCCTCGGGCGATTGA
- a CDS encoding LppX_LprAFG lipoprotein: protein MPTRLLAIFAALFTSAALLVGCSSSEDNSNLPDAATLLQQSAETTKGQTSVHLLLTVQGDIASFPIETLEGDLTTTPAVAAQGKANILFLGQRLEGVNFVVVDGILYGAITAGSFQDFGPAADIYDASAVLSPEKGLANVLANFSDPKADGRETINGVKTVRVTGTISKDAVDRIVPQVGATGPVPGTAWIAEEGNHELVQAKMDPTKDNSLTMTLSDWGKPVTVTKPAV from the coding sequence ATGCCGACCCGCCTCCTGGCGATCTTCGCCGCGCTCTTCACTTCTGCCGCTCTGCTCGTAGGGTGTTCCAGTTCCGAGGACAACTCGAATCTGCCCGACGCCGCAACGCTTCTGCAGCAGTCCGCCGAGACCACCAAGGGCCAGACCAGCGTCCACCTCCTGCTGACGGTGCAGGGTGACATCGCTTCGTTCCCAATCGAGACGCTCGAGGGCGATCTGACCACCACGCCCGCGGTTGCCGCGCAGGGCAAGGCGAACATCCTGTTTCTTGGCCAGCGGTTGGAGGGCGTGAACTTCGTCGTCGTCGACGGCATCCTGTACGGCGCGATCACGGCGGGCTCTTTCCAGGACTTCGGGCCTGCTGCGGACATCTACGACGCCTCCGCGGTCCTCTCGCCCGAAAAGGGTCTGGCCAACGTGCTGGCCAACTTCTCCGATCCCAAGGCCGACGGCCGCGAGACCATCAACGGCGTCAAGACAGTGCGGGTGACAGGAACCATCAGCAAGGACGCCGTGGACAGGATCGTTCCTCAGGTCGGCGCCACCGGCCCGGTTCCCGGTACGGCGTGGATTGCCGAGGAAGGCAACCACGAACTGGTGCAGGCCAAGATGGACCCGACCAAGGACAACAGCCTCACGATGACGCTGTCAGACTGGGGTAAGCCCGTGACGGTCACCAAGCCGGCGGTCTGA
- a CDS encoding MFS transporter, with protein sequence MQASAETIAPVTSGRRIAISAGSLAVLLGALDTYVVITIMTDIMFDVGIGVNQIQKVTPIITWYLLGYIAAMPLLGRASDRFGRKLLLQASLAGFAIGSVVTALATDLDILVIGRLIQGIASGALLPVTLALAADLWASRNRSAVLGGVGAAQELGSVIGPMYGIAMVWVFHHWQAVFWVNVPLALIAMGMIHFSLPARQKPESPEKVDVVGGLLLALTLGLATFGLYNPSPDGKQVLPSNGAILLIGALVAAVAFFVWERFAKTRLIEPAGVHFRPFLAALGASLVTGAALMVTLVNVELFGQGVLGQDPNQAAFLLLRFLIALPIGALLGGWIAARIGDRIVGFVGLLIAAGGYYLISGWPVDVLSAHHDLGFVALPMLDTDLVIAGLGLGLVIAPLTSATLRVVPAAQHGIASAAVVVARMIGMLIGVAALSAWGLYKFNQYLQERLAALPPADADSPGGLLVAATRLAQASREAYVLQYGEIFKITCVVCLVGALLALLISGRHEHADEPVEPVNAVDEAPQRVRAGSPADDNATQAIETPTHRISSQSADETARLEQPRGHHRPE encoded by the coding sequence ATGCAAGCCTCGGCCGAAACCATCGCGCCGGTGACGTCCGGCCGGCGCATCGCGATCAGCGCGGGCAGCCTTGCGGTGTTGCTCGGCGCCCTCGACACCTATGTCGTGATCACGATCATGACCGACATCATGTTCGACGTCGGCATTGGTGTTAACCAGATCCAAAAAGTTACGCCGATCATCACGTGGTATCTGCTCGGCTATATCGCCGCGATGCCGTTGCTGGGCCGGGCATCGGACCGGTTCGGCCGAAAGCTGTTGTTGCAGGCCAGTCTTGCCGGTTTCGCCATCGGCTCAGTGGTCACGGCCCTGGCCACCGACCTCGACATCCTCGTCATCGGCCGGCTTATCCAGGGCATTGCGAGCGGCGCCCTGCTACCGGTCACTCTGGCGCTCGCCGCCGACCTGTGGGCGAGCCGTAACCGCTCGGCGGTGCTGGGGGGCGTGGGCGCCGCCCAGGAACTTGGCAGCGTCATCGGCCCGATGTACGGCATCGCGATGGTCTGGGTGTTCCACCACTGGCAGGCGGTCTTCTGGGTCAATGTGCCGCTCGCGCTCATCGCCATGGGGATGATCCACTTCAGCCTGCCTGCGCGTCAGAAGCCGGAGAGTCCGGAGAAGGTCGATGTCGTCGGCGGCCTGCTTCTCGCGCTCACGCTCGGCCTGGCGACCTTTGGGCTGTACAACCCGTCACCCGACGGCAAGCAGGTGCTGCCGAGCAACGGCGCCATTTTGCTCATCGGCGCCCTGGTCGCCGCCGTGGCGTTCTTCGTGTGGGAACGATTCGCCAAGACCCGGCTGATAGAACCGGCGGGCGTGCATTTCCGGCCGTTCCTCGCGGCGCTGGGCGCCTCTCTTGTCACCGGCGCCGCCCTGATGGTGACCCTGGTGAACGTCGAATTGTTCGGCCAGGGCGTGCTCGGCCAGGACCCCAACCAGGCCGCCTTTCTGCTGCTGCGGTTTCTGATCGCGCTGCCAATCGGTGCCCTGCTCGGCGGCTGGATCGCCGCCCGGATCGGCGACCGGATCGTGGGGTTCGTCGGGCTGTTGATTGCCGCGGGTGGCTACTACCTGATCTCGGGTTGGCCCGTCGACGTGCTGTCCGCCCACCACGACCTCGGCTTCGTCGCACTGCCGATGCTCGACACCGATCTTGTGATAGCCGGGCTGGGCCTGGGCCTGGTCATCGCCCCCCTGACATCGGCGACCTTGCGCGTGGTGCCCGCGGCCCAGCACGGTATCGCCTCCGCGGCGGTGGTGGTCGCGCGGATGATCGGCATGCTGATCGGAGTCGCGGCGCTGTCCGCCTGGGGTCTGTACAAGTTCAACCAGTACCTTCAGGAGCGTCTTGCGGCGCTACCACCCGCGGATGCCGACAGCCCGGGTGGCCTATTGGTAGCCGCCACTCGCCTGGCGCAGGCGTCCCGCGAGGCCTATGTGCTCCAGTACGGCGAGATCTTCAAGATCACCTGCGTCGTGTGCCTAGTTGGCGCCCTTCTGGCCCTGCTGATCAGTGGGCGTCATGAGCACGCAGACGAGCCGGTCGAGCCGGTAAACGCCGTCGATGAGGCCCCGCAGCGCGTGCGCGCAGGCTCACCCGCCGATGACAACGCCACGCAGGCCATCGAGACGCCGACACACCGGATATCGAGTCAGTCCGCGGATGAGACGGCCCGGCTAGAACAACCGCGAGGCCACCACCGACCCGAATAG
- a CDS encoding type 1 glutamine amidotransferase domain-containing protein, with amino-acid sequence MATSLNGKKIAFLVAPEGVEQVELTEPWKAVEQAGGTPELVSTEVGKVQAFNHLTPADTFEADKAADDVSATDYAALVLPGGVANPDFLRANGDAVAFAKGFFDEGKPVAVICHGPWTLVEADVVRGRTMTSWPSVKTDLVNAGANWVDDEVVECSRGPNTLVSSRKPDDLPAFCKALVGVVSKVTS; translated from the coding sequence ATGGCGACTTCACTGAATGGCAAGAAAATCGCGTTCCTGGTTGCGCCCGAAGGTGTCGAGCAGGTCGAGCTGACCGAGCCCTGGAAGGCAGTCGAGCAGGCGGGCGGGACACCCGAACTGGTATCGACGGAGGTCGGCAAGGTACAAGCCTTCAACCACCTGACTCCGGCCGACACGTTCGAGGCGGACAAGGCGGCCGACGACGTGTCGGCAACCGATTACGCCGCGCTGGTGCTACCGGGGGGCGTGGCCAATCCCGATTTCCTGCGCGCGAACGGCGACGCCGTCGCCTTCGCCAAGGGGTTCTTCGACGAAGGCAAACCCGTCGCGGTGATCTGCCACGGACCCTGGACGCTGGTGGAGGCCGATGTGGTGCGCGGCCGTACCATGACCTCGTGGCCCAGCGTCAAGACCGACCTCGTCAACGCCGGCGCAAATTGGGTCGATGACGAAGTCGTCGAATGTTCGCGCGGCCCAAACACGTTGGTTTCCAGCCGCAAACCCGATGACTTGCCAGCCTTCTGCAAGGCCTTGGTCGGGGTCGTCTCGAAGGTCACATCGTAG
- a CDS encoding ABC transporter permease produces MLMAALRDMQWRRRRFVIAILSTAIIFAMTLVLTGLANGFRVEAEKTVESLGVDLFIVKAGASGPFVGATPFAPVELRRIANAPGVAAAAPLAYAGGTATLDGSPRNVDIFGAPENGPGMPAVSEGRPPSVPDEVAVSSTLGKGLDDEVEIASHTLRIVGIVENSTALANLPNVFLTTEGAQQLVYAGEPLVASIGVRGTLDEPPPGYRAVDRNGAVEDLLRPLKVAVNSITIVAVLLWVVAALVVGSVIYLSALERLRDFAVFKAIGVPTKSIAAGLAMQAIIVALLAALVGAGLSMLLGPLFPMQVIVPAEAFIALPAIAIAIGLIASATGLHRAVSVDPALAFGGP; encoded by the coding sequence ATGCTGATGGCCGCGCTGCGCGACATGCAGTGGCGACGACGGCGATTCGTGATCGCGATCCTGTCCACCGCCATCATCTTTGCGATGACCCTCGTTTTGACCGGTCTGGCCAACGGGTTCCGCGTGGAGGCTGAAAAGACCGTCGAGTCTCTCGGTGTTGACCTGTTCATCGTCAAGGCAGGCGCATCAGGTCCGTTCGTCGGGGCGACGCCGTTCGCACCCGTGGAACTGCGCCGAATCGCGAACGCTCCCGGCGTAGCTGCGGCCGCCCCTCTCGCATACGCCGGCGGTACGGCCACCCTCGACGGTTCGCCACGAAACGTCGACATCTTCGGCGCACCGGAGAACGGACCCGGCATGCCGGCGGTCTCCGAGGGACGACCGCCGTCGGTGCCGGACGAGGTGGCGGTCTCGAGCACCCTCGGCAAAGGATTGGACGACGAAGTCGAGATCGCATCGCACACGCTGCGCATCGTCGGCATCGTGGAGAACTCGACCGCGCTGGCGAATCTGCCCAACGTCTTTTTGACCACCGAGGGCGCACAACAACTGGTGTACGCCGGTGAGCCGCTCGTCGCATCGATCGGTGTGCGCGGCACTCTTGACGAGCCTCCACCTGGATATCGCGCCGTCGATCGAAACGGAGCCGTCGAGGATCTGCTGCGACCGTTGAAGGTCGCCGTCAACTCGATCACGATCGTGGCCGTTCTGCTCTGGGTGGTTGCCGCGCTGGTCGTCGGGTCGGTCATCTATCTATCGGCACTGGAGCGCCTGCGAGACTTCGCGGTGTTCAAGGCGATTGGAGTTCCCACCAAGAGCATCGCCGCCGGACTCGCGATGCAGGCCATCATCGTGGCGCTGCTCGCCGCGCTTGTCGGCGCCGGCCTTTCCATGCTCCTCGGACCGCTGTTTCCGATGCAGGTCATCGTTCCCGCCGAGGCGTTCATCGCGCTGCCCGCCATCGCCATCGCCATCGGGCTGATCGCCAGCGCAACAGGACTGCACCGCGCCGTCTCGGTCGACCCCGCCCTCGCGTTCGGAGGTCCCTGA
- a CDS encoding ATP-binding cassette domain-containing protein — MGDLSIQDLVVEYTSGADIVRPIDGFNLDVSAGSLVILMGPSGCGKTTLLSCLGGILKPTSGAIKFGDVDVTSLEGHEMSNYRRETVGIVFQAFNLVPSLTALENVMVPLLAAGQPRRVAHKRAGQLLSRVGLEERVSHRPGDLSGGQQQRVAVARAIALDPPLILADEPTAHLDFIQVEEILRLIRELATGDRMVVVATHDSRILPLADRVVELVPDFASTDRPPDTVELAAGEMLFEQGTMGELIYVVAEGELEIVRELASGGEELQKLAKRGDYLGEIGPVFHLPRSATVRARTDAKVIGYTVRAFRERLGAGGVRDLIEHRPLDPD; from the coding sequence GTGGGCGATCTCAGCATTCAGGACCTCGTGGTCGAGTACACCAGCGGCGCCGACATTGTCCGCCCCATCGACGGCTTCAATCTCGATGTCTCCGCCGGTTCACTCGTGATCCTGATGGGTCCGAGCGGGTGCGGGAAGACGACGCTGTTGTCGTGCCTCGGCGGCATCTTGAAACCAACCTCAGGAGCCATCAAATTCGGTGACGTCGATGTGACATCGCTTGAAGGCCACGAGATGTCGAACTACCGCCGCGAGACCGTCGGGATCGTGTTTCAGGCATTCAACCTCGTGCCGAGCCTCACCGCGCTCGAGAATGTCATGGTCCCCCTGCTCGCGGCGGGCCAACCACGACGCGTGGCCCACAAGCGCGCCGGACAGCTGCTTTCGCGCGTCGGGCTGGAGGAGCGAGTATCTCACCGGCCGGGCGATCTCAGCGGCGGCCAGCAGCAGCGAGTGGCGGTTGCGCGCGCGATCGCCCTCGATCCGCCGCTGATCTTGGCCGACGAGCCGACCGCGCATCTGGACTTCATCCAGGTCGAGGAGATATTGCGGCTCATCCGCGAACTCGCCACTGGCGACCGCATGGTGGTCGTGGCAACCCACGACAGCCGGATTCTGCCTCTGGCCGATCGCGTCGTCGAGCTCGTTCCCGACTTCGCGTCCACGGACCGGCCCCCCGACACGGTCGAGTTAGCGGCCGGCGAGATGCTTTTCGAGCAGGGCACGATGGGCGAACTGATCTACGTGGTCGCCGAGGGCGAGCTCGAGATCGTGCGTGAATTAGCCAGCGGCGGTGAGGAACTACAGAAGCTCGCCAAGCGCGGGGACTACCTCGGCGAGATCGGCCCGGTGTTTCATCTGCCGCGCTCGGCGACGGTGCGAGCACGCACCGACGCCAAGGTCATCGGCTACACCGTACGTGCCTTCCGTGAACGGCTGGGCGCCGGCGGCGTGCGCGACCTGATCGAACACCGGCCGCTTGACCCTGACTAG
- the ribD gene encoding bifunctional diaminohydroxyphosphoribosylaminopyrimidine deaminase/5-amino-6-(5-phosphoribosylamino)uracil reductase RibD — protein MNLEAAMRLAIEQAERVKGGTYPNPPVGAVILDSDNEVAGVGATEPPGGAHAEVLALRRAGERAVGGTAVVTLEPCNHHGRTPPCVDALVAAGVSAVAYAVADPNPAAAGGASRLAEIGLEVVAGVLADRVAGGTLREWLHKQRTGLPHVTWKFATSVDGRSAAVDGSSQWITSEAARADVHRRRAVADAVLVGTGTVFVDDPLLTARLPDGSLAERQPLRVVVGEREISSEAKILNDDSRTMVIRTRDPHEVLKALSDRTDVLLEGGPTLAGAFLRAGVIDRILAYIGPILLGGPITAIDDVGVLSIAHAQRWRFDGVESIGPDVLLSLVPS, from the coding sequence ATGAATCTCGAGGCCGCGATGCGGCTGGCGATCGAACAGGCCGAGCGAGTCAAGGGCGGTACCTATCCGAATCCGCCGGTGGGCGCGGTGATCCTGGACAGCGACAACGAGGTTGCCGGTGTCGGGGCGACTGAGCCACCCGGGGGCGCGCACGCCGAGGTGCTGGCCCTACGCAGAGCAGGGGAGCGCGCCGTCGGAGGCACAGCGGTGGTGACACTGGAGCCGTGCAATCACCATGGCCGAACTCCACCGTGTGTGGATGCGCTTGTCGCGGCCGGGGTTTCGGCGGTGGCGTATGCAGTCGCCGATCCGAACCCGGCGGCGGCAGGCGGCGCGTCGCGACTGGCCGAAATCGGGCTCGAGGTGGTTGCCGGTGTGCTGGCCGATCGTGTCGCCGGTGGGACGCTGAGGGAGTGGTTGCACAAGCAGCGCACCGGATTACCGCACGTGACATGGAAATTCGCCACCAGTGTCGACGGTCGCAGCGCCGCGGTGGACGGCTCTAGCCAGTGGATCACCAGCGAGGCGGCGCGGGCCGATGTGCACCGCAGGCGAGCCGTCGCCGACGCGGTTCTGGTCGGCACGGGCACGGTGTTCGTGGACGACCCGTTGCTCACCGCCCGGTTGCCGGACGGATCTCTCGCGGAACGTCAGCCGCTGCGGGTTGTGGTTGGCGAACGCGAGATATCGTCTGAAGCAAAGATATTGAACGACGATTCGCGGACGATGGTGATTCGGACCCGAGATCCTCACGAGGTGCTCAAGGCGCTGTCGGATCGCACCGATGTGCTGCTCGAGGGTGGGCCGACACTCGCCGGGGCGTTCCTTCGTGCCGGGGTGATCGACCGTATCTTGGCCTACATAGGGCCAATTCTGTTGGGCGGCCCGATCACCGCGATCGACGACGTCGGGGTGTTGTCGATCGCGCACGCGCAACGCTGGCGATTCGACGGCGTCGAGTCGATCGGACCCGATGTGCTCCTCAGCCTGGTACCGAGCTAG
- the rpe gene encoding ribulose-phosphate 3-epimerase: protein MPKPLIAPSILAADFAELGDEAAAVTGADWLHVDVMDNHFVPNLTIGLPVVEALLKRTDIPMDCHLMIDNPERWAPPYAEAGAYNVTIHAEATDNPVGVARDIRAAGAKAGLSVKPGTPIEPYLEILREFDTVLIMSVEPGFGGQKFIAEVLPKVGTVRRLVDSGELTIVVEIDGGINDDTIEEAALAGVDCFVAGSAVYSAEDPAAAVESLRRQAAAASKHLRL, encoded by the coding sequence ATGCCGAAGCCGCTGATCGCGCCGTCGATTCTGGCCGCCGACTTCGCCGAGTTGGGTGACGAAGCCGCCGCGGTGACCGGTGCAGACTGGTTGCACGTCGACGTGATGGACAACCATTTCGTGCCGAACCTCACCATCGGGCTGCCGGTCGTCGAAGCCCTGCTCAAGCGGACCGACATCCCGATGGACTGTCACCTGATGATCGACAACCCCGAACGGTGGGCGCCGCCGTACGCGGAGGCGGGCGCCTACAACGTCACTATTCACGCCGAGGCGACCGACAACCCGGTCGGTGTCGCCCGCGATATCCGCGCCGCGGGTGCGAAGGCGGGCCTGTCGGTCAAGCCCGGTACGCCGATCGAGCCCTATCTGGAGATTCTGCGCGAGTTCGACACGGTGCTGATCATGTCGGTGGAGCCGGGGTTTGGTGGCCAGAAGTTCATTGCCGAGGTATTGCCGAAGGTCGGCACTGTGCGCCGACTGGTCGACTCGGGCGAGCTGACGATCGTGGTCGAGATCGACGGTGGCATCAACGACGACACCATCGAAGAGGCGGCACTGGCCGGGGTGGATTGCTTCGTGGCCGGCTCGGCGGTCTACAGCGCCGAGGATCCCGCCGCGGCCGTGGAGTCGTTGCGCCGTCAGGCGGCCGCGGCATCCAAACACCTTCGTTTATGA